GTTTGTGTATAGTCGATACCATAAGTTTGGTTGTACCCTTTAGCAACTAATCTTGCTTTATAACGTTCAATCTCACCATTTGCCTTGTATTTAATGGTGAAAATCCAACGACACCCCACAATCTTTCTTCCTTCTGGACAATCAACATAATCCCAAGTATCATTCTGAAAAAGGGACCTCATTTCTTCTTCTACAGATGCTCTCCATTTTGGATCAGCTAATGCTTCTTGCACATTGTTAGGAATAAAAATAGTAGATAGTTGATTCACGAATTCCTTATTAGCTTTAGATAAACAATGGTGAGATACATAATCACTCATAGGGTACTTAACCTTACTAGAGATTTCAGGTTCATATCTGAGTTTAGGTATACCTTTGTTTACACGTTGTGGAAGTTGTTTCCTTGATTCTTCAAGAACATGCGTAGCATACGATTGGTttggtgtttcatcttcttgaggtAACGTAGACTCTGGAATCTCTTCTATCATAACCTCATCTTGAATCTCTATATCACGATCCAATACTGTACTTTATGTTTCTTCTCTTGAAGAACCTTCATCAACAGATTCTCTTACCATATCATCATAGTTGACAATAACAGATACATCAATTTCCAATATATCTTCATCATAGTCAAGAGTCTGAATTTCCTTATGGTACTCCCCCTGAAGTTCAGACTCACATGAAAAATACATAGTATcttcatgaaatacaacatccaaagtaacaaacattcttTTGGTTGGAGGATGATAGCAACGGTATCCATTTTTAGTTGTTGCATATCCACAAATACACACTTCAAAGCTCTAGGAGCCAACTAATCACATTGGTTCTTGTGCAGATGAACATAAGCTACACAACCAAACACATGAGGCGGAAGATTAGGAACAGTTGGAGCCACAACTGATTCAGCAAGATCTTGATGGGGTGTTTGAAACACAATGGTACTGGATGACACTCGATTTATAAGATATGCTGCAGAAGTAAGTTCCTCTCCCCAATACATCAATGGCATATGTGCCTCTATCAATGAAGCACGAACCACTTCCAGTAAGTGACAATTCTTTCTCTCTACTACTCCATTCTGCTGAGGCGTATTAGAACAAGTAGTTTGATGAATAATTCCGTGTCCCTCCAAATAATGTTGAAGGTCAGAATCCAtatattcaccaccattatcactaCGAAGTACTTGAATCTGTTTGTTGTACTGAGTGTCAATCATCTTATGGAACTTTTGAAACAAGGCGGTAACTTCACTTTTGTTTTTCATAAGACACACCCACGTCATTCTagtgcaatcatcaataaaagtaacaaaccatatTTAACCACCCACGGTAGTAGTTTTAGATGGCCCCCAAACATCAGAATGTATGATCATAAAAGGAACTGGACTCTTATTGAATGATAATGGAAAATAAGCATGATGGATTTTCGCAAGTTCACATACTTCACAATGAAAACTAGAAATATCAAGTTTTGCAAATAAACTAGGAAATAAGTtttttaaataaccaaacgacGCATGTCCCAATCGTCGATGCCATaaaaaattttgagatttttgtcTCTCCCTCTCAGAACCATCAGCAAGAAGAGTTTAACGCAGCTTATCCGAACTACTTGACACCAAATCCAGATAATATAACTTCCCACACTTAACACCATAACCAATCGTTTGCTTCGTTGTgatgtccttaaaaacacaacagTCAGGCCAAAATATCACTACACAATGTAAATTATTAGTTATTTGGAAAACTGATAGGAATGTAGGAACTACTAAGACAAAATCTAAGTTTAAAGTttcagtgagagatattgaccctTCACCAGTAATTGGAGCTTGTGAGCCATTTGCAGTAGAGACTGTTTTTTGTAAGGATGGTTTAAGGGGAGACATTTGTTTAGAAGCACATGTCATATGGTCTGTGGAACCAGAATCAACTATCCATGAATTATTCGAAACAAATGAAGAAACATTTAAAAACTTACCATCGTTACCTGTCCTTGCTACTGATGCAGATATTACCATGGAATCCTTTCCTTTCTTTGTTAAAGCCATTGGAGcaccagaatttttctttgtctcCTTCTTCCTCTCCAGATGTTGATCCCACCAATCTGGATATCCAACCAACTCGAAACATATGTCAATTGTATGTCCAGATTGATTACAGTGTGTATACTTAAGTGATGACTTGTCCACCTCAGTCTTTGAGTATCTCTGAAAAGACCCTTTTTGATTGTACTGGTTTCGAGTTGCCATAGCAGCAGGTTCAACTTCTTACGATTCTTCTGCCATCTTTGTACGTCGAACAAATTCACGACAAACGAGTGCATAACATGATTCTAATTCAGGAATAGGATCCTTTCTCAAGATTCCACCACGGATCTGCTCAAAACTTTCATCTAATCCAGCAAGGAATATATGCACCCTTAGGCGCTGAATTGATTTTCGATAGGCTTCAATATCATTAGAATTCTCCATAACCACCTTGTCACGATGATCCAGCTCTCCAAATATTTCAGTTAGTTCTCCATAATAAATTGAGAGTGCTCTGCCATTTTGTTTTGCCGAAAACGCTCGTCGATTTAGAGTAAATACCTGcatctcatcatctccatcataaaaggCTTTAGATAATGCATCCCAAATCTCTCTAGCAGTAGGTAAACCAAATATATCTCTTCATGATTTCAGGTGACATagacatcaacaaccatctcttgACCTTTTGATTATCTGTATGCCACttctcatatcttggatcttcctcggtaGGTTTTCTTGTCCTTCCCATAATAAaggaggttttttctttttcagcaataTGCATCTCCATGATTTGTGACCACAAATCATAGTTTGCTTCATCAAGAACAATCCCAGCCTTGAATATTGCACCTTCAGATTGAACGATAATAGGAGCAGATTTGTTTTCCATCTgccctttttgttttgatttatttttggtataattctgaatcactacccatgattcaagaaccctacctcatagataccatcttcacaaatataggatcgagaagaagataattcttattaCGATAATCTTATCAATTCTGGTTACACAACTCATGAATATATAGAGCCCAATATTACGATTAAAGCAAagatcctatatactaggaaacaatatattattCTTAAAAATGGATATATATTAATAAAACCTACCGACAAGTCTTAAAAGTAAAAGAAGTGTGGTGAATTCTTCCCCCGTTAGGCTTAGTGTAGCGGACGACGTCCAACATTCAATTTTCAAGGGAAAGACTGTTGCTTGTAAAAATGAAGTCCTAAATGCACATATTTATAGGCGGTAGAAAAACAGTCGTTGGGGATAAAGTTTCCATCGAACGATAATCTCTCTGTCGCCATAGCTGAGTCTTGATCGCTGACCAAGGAACCTCTACTGCTCGGTAAAAACCATGTCGCTCAGTTTAGTGGCTCGGCGAGTTAACCGGGCCATGTGGTGTGGCCAATGGTAAAATATAACATCTTGCATATGAACCGGCCTAACAGACCcataaacatgtccttatcacTGCACTGTCCGGGTAACTTACTAAAATCTGAAATAGAGTCAGTACATAGAGTCGATAGGAAATGACTATTACTCTATTAGGACTTTCAAATATAATTATATAATACTGGTCAAGAACActgagtttttttctttttaaaaaaaaaattcaatcacctGGGAGAACACTGAATCCCTATATACTGAATTGGAGTATCTAAATATTTGTTGGGACATTTAATAAAGTACCCCTGTTTTGAAATGTAAACTTCAAAAGTATCCCTGTTTTTTACAAATTTTCTAAAGTATCCCGTTTTATCCAAAAAGCAATTCCCATCCAGTTAAGTGCTAGGTGATAGTTATTTTTCCAATTAAAAGTCttatttacccctgaactacatctccttggtagagaagataaatgattcgacgatcctgaaagagggtgtaacgatcctgaactaggctcgacgaacctgaaagtagtgtaacgatcctgaaccgggCTCGACTAACCGAAAAAATATTGTAGAAGATTGATTCTCCACCAACCAAAAACCCCAAGACACTTGGGAATGATGAACACTTTCAGGGAATGATGAAACAAACCTGAAAATGATGACACGATCCTGAACCGAGCTCGACAAATTGGAAAAACGATGTAGAAGGTAAACGCACTAACAAGTAAAGGATAAAGAAGTAAACTTTACAGAAAGTAAACTAGTGTTGACTAAGTAGGATGGAAAACTAAATAGTTGGGGCACTTTAGAAAATTTGTAAAAATGGGGGTAACAAAAAAACGAGGTCAATAAAACTGTGTACTTTATAAAATCTCCCATATTTGTTATACCAATAGCAGTTGCATAAAACTTTCCGATGAAGATGTGTACGAAATTACAAGTTCGTTAACcaaatgtaagcagttttataaACGCTAAAAGAAATGGATGATTCACTAGTACTCCTAAGTACACTAACAATAAATAAAAGTTATGAATTTGACAAGTACAGAAATTGAAAATGTGAGCCGGAGAAGGTGGCGATCCATGATGGAAACATGTATATATGGACAGGACTACCGAAGTTCCCAAAATCTCCTGTTCGATCTCCCCAGATAATCACCATGCGAGTGGTATGGACAGAGTGCCCAGGTGATCTCTTGGCATCGCAAGGGGCGACATTGACGCATCAACCATCACCATCATTTTAGCTTCGTTGAGTTTCCTTGTCATATGAAACTACGTTGTTAATTCTGGTAATTGCTTGATCAACGGATACTTGTATTAACAACCAATAAAGCGATTAATCAACTAATCATCACATTAAGCTTTTACCAGGTCGTATCAAATTACAAGTTAATATAATCTCAAAGATTCTTATGCTATCATGGTATGTCTCTTGACTTTCTTcttaatttgttttcttttgtctCACTCTCATAACTTAATTAATTATCTATAAATAGTTCTCAGAATGGGCATTGTTAACCATTCAATATCCTTTCCTCATATCTCTCTACGTCCAATCTCTCTGTCTCGCTCTTTAGTAAATTTTTCTCTGTACATCAATCTCTTTTCTGATCTCATAAATGGCAGAACATAAAGTAGCAAGGTTTTCAAGTTGTCGTGGAGTTGCCTTTGAGATCAATCCCGATAAAACAAGTCCATTTTCAATAACAACTCCTCCTGTAGTTGAAGCGCCCCAAGAGTCGTCTAATGCAACATGGGTATGGCTTCCGTGGACTCAAAAGAGTTCTTTCAAGGTGTTTCCAGCACCTTTAACTGGGTCATTTCATAGATCTCTAAGTCGACCTAGTAATCATTTCTGTGACTTAGATGTCGACGACGAGGATGATCATGATGATGAGACAAtttatgaggatgatgaggatgtaGATTTAGAGGCCTTCACTGAAGAAGATCTCGAGAAGCAAAATTCTGTTCGTAAGCCctcgtttagattgaaaacatccATCAAGAGACAAGAATCACTGCTGCGAAAGATACCACCCAAAAAAACTCAATCCAGACTTTCAATCATTTTACTTGATCAAGGGCTTTTTCCCGTCTACAAACGACTGTTCGTTGTTTGTTTCACGTTAAATATGATCGCATTAACTCTCGCTGCAGTCGGGCGTTTCCCATATGCAAAAGAAAAGGCTGCTCTCTTTTCTATTGCCAATATACTTGCACTTGTTCTATGTAGAAGTGAAGCTATATTAAGGGTTGTGTTCATGTTAGCAGTGAAGGTCTTAGGAAGGTCATGGATCCCGGTACAACTAAGAACTGCAACAACTTCTTTTCTACAATGCCTTGGAGGAGTACACAGTGGTTGTGGCGTTTCCGCAATTGCTTGGCTGATCTTCGCTCTAATTCTGACCCTAAATGATAGAAACAACACTTCTTCAGAGATCATTGCTGTTGCTTCTTCCCTTTTATTTCTCATCGGTCTCTCCTCCTTGGCAGCATTTCCTCTTGTTCGCCATCTCCATCATAACGTTTTCGAAAGAACACATCGTTTTGCTGGTTGGACTTCCCTCCTTCTCGTATGGGTcctcatcgttcttaccaattcTTATGAACCATATCAAAAAACCTACAACTTCAGTTCATCCAGATTCATCAAAACTCAAGAATTTTGGTTCACGTTAGTCATCACTATTGTTATCATCCTCCCATGGCTAACAGTAAGACGGGTACCCGTTAGGATATCTACTCCTTCAAATCACGCATCCATAATCAAGTTCGAAGGAGGAATAAAGAGGAGTTCATTTTGCTGGTCTTCCCTACCTTCTCAACATGTACGAAAGAGTTGTATTAGTAGCAACAGGATCAGGAATCTGTGTGTTTTTATCATTCCTTTTGCAACCATCCAGAGCTGATGTTTGCGTAGTTTGGGTTGCTAAAGGAATCGAGCAGAATTTCGGGAAAGAAATACAACAAATGATGAGCGGCTTTCCAAAGGACAAGGTTATTGTTCACGATACGGCAGTTCTTGGTCGGCCGAATGTAGCTAAAATGAGCATCGATGCCGCGAAGAAATGGGACGCTCAGGTTGTGATTGTAACTAGCAATCCTGAAGGCAGTAGGGATGTTGTCGATGCATGCAAAGGTGCTGGGATTCCTGCTTTTGGACCTATTTGGGACTCTTGATTAATTCAAAGTTAACTAAGAGTATTTTAATTACTTGATAATGCTAATAGCCTAATTGTATTTTATTCAAAAAAACAGTATGTTATTCTTTTCAAGTTTCAAATGACTCATTTATAATCAGCTAATTCATGGGTCCAAATCAAATTGTACCAGAAATTAATTTTTGATCATATTACGATGGTTGTGTAACAATTTAGTTGACGAAAATTGAATACGAAAATATGTTAACTCAATGAAGTATGTCACTACGTTTTTTTCCTTCTGAGTTGGACTTCTAAGGATGCTTAGTTCTGCTTCTAATGGGAGACCGGAGACCCAATTAGAATCTCCGAACACGTTGACGACAGACACATCCGCACACTTTTTAAGTCGGCAGTCACTAGTCAATATTTTGAAATTGAGTACATATGTTGGTCAAGCTTTTCAACTCAACGGGTGATTGAAGGTGAAGTGCTAGGATTTGTCCATTTGGAACGGTTTGCTCTCCCTTGAGACCAAAAGTTGGAGTTGTCTACTTAATGTTTCTTCGTCTTTTGGAAAAGTTCACTCGTCAGATTTGATAATTCATTTTCACAAACGAGGACAGAAATGTTGAGCTGAATATTCTAAAAAAACAGCCTGTCATTTGAAACTTTATCCGTCGACTATTCCAGTATATTTGACTTACTAATCTCCGGGACCTCCGTCTAACCTGAGCATTTATATGGGCCTTGGCTGAGACTTTATCTTACGGAACTCAAGATTTTTCCTGCAAAACGATGTCTTCCTTGTGTCTGAAACCACTTACACAAGCCATGCCAGTGTAATAGCCATGCAAGTGGAATCCTACTACTACTCGGATAATATTTTTGGATTGATTTAGACAAGGTAGTGAATCCCTACAACTACTCGAGGGGCTAAATTTTTAACCACGGACCACGGCCCAAGACCTTACAAAAACATGCATGTTTGGAGTAACATCTCCAGTCAAATACAGTAAAAATTCCATATATTAATACATTTCGGACctaacaaaattattaatatatatatatagaggttattAATATAGGGAGTTTATTCATTCTCTATATGATTTTATAAGTTGGGaccaaatattttattaatatatgATTTTATAAGTTAGGAtcaaatattttattaatatatagaatttattaatatatggagtatcgATATACGGAGTTTCTACCATATATACACCGGCTCCTGAAGCATGAACCGAAGGAAATGCAAAAAACGTCTGGATACAATGCAAAATATTGGGCATTTAAGAAAGCTCTGTTTGGAATATTATTTCAGACTAGTCTCTTCCAAAAGGAATTGATTATTAACCATACAACCTGCCGATTACTTCTGACAAGAAAAATTATACCCGGGAAGATTTTGCCACATTCAGCAGCCAACATTTCCGCtcaaagaaataagaaatagatcAAAACCTTTTGTTAAACTAATTACTGATTTGCAAATTTGACACCCTTCTCAATGGAGGATAGGAGTTCAGGCTTGAGTTTCTCCAAGCCTTCTTTCTCGAAGTCGGACATTGGACCCAATCCAAGTATTTCCTCAACGCCATTCTTCCCAAGCCTTACCTGCAAAGGCATAAATACGATTTTAGTTATGCAATCTGAACAAGAGTTTTACA
The nucleotide sequence above comes from Papaver somniferum cultivar HN1 chromosome 8, ASM357369v1, whole genome shotgun sequence. Encoded proteins:
- the LOC113301409 gene encoding adenylate-forming reductase 06235-like, yielding MAEHKVARFSSCRGVAFEINPDKTSPFSITTPPVVEAPQESSNATWVWLPWTQKSSFKVFPAPLTGSFHRSLSRPSNHFCDLDVDDEDDHDDETIYEDDEDVDLEAFTEEDLEKQNSVRKPSFRLKTSIKRQESLLRKIPPKKTQSRLSIILLDQGLFPVYKRLFVVCFTLNMIALTLAAVGRFPYAKEKAALFSIANILALVLCRSEAILRVVFMLAVKVLGRSWIPVQLRTATTSFLQCLGGVHSGCGVSAIAWLIFALILTLNDRNNTSSEIIAVASSLLFLIGLSSLAAFPLVRHLHHNVFERTHRFAGWTSLLLVWVLIVLTNSYEPYQKTYNFSSSRFIKTQEFWFTLVITIVIILPWLTVRRVPVRISTPSNHASIIKFEGGIKRSSFCWSSLPSQHVRKSCISSNRIRNLCVFIIPFATIQS